A single genomic interval of Cupriavidus sp. MP-37 harbors:
- the hrpA gene encoding ATP-dependent RNA helicase HrpA: protein MSEQRPVKPKPPAAPRQRAGAGQPASSTQSRPAPGPARPAGARPAAEGGQRQPRGARPPRPPRPVNPLPPITFPEALPVSARRDEIAAALLANQVVIVSGETGSGKTTQLPKICLSIGRGPGRGPGPMSGGLIGHTQPRRIAATSTAKRIAQELGTPLGEHVGYQVRFNDTMSPGASVKLMTDGILLAETQNDPLLRAYDTLIIDEAHERSLNIDFLIGYLRQILPRRPDLKVIITSATIDAQRFAQHFATGDKPAPVIEVSGRLYPVEVRYRPIADDAPAAGAPRSPQARERDLYDGIVDAVDELCRAGPGDVLVFLPGEREIREAAEALRKHHPPHTEILPLFARLSVQEQERVFKPSNARRIVLATNVAETSLTVPGIRYVVDTGLARVKRYSYRNKVEQLQVEAISQAAANQRAGRCGRVANGVCIRLYEEADFTGRPRFTDPEILRSSLAAVILRMKALRLTDIESFPFIEPPLGRAVADGYQLLQELGAVDDANQLTGIGRQLAKLPLDPRVARMILAAREHQCLREVLIIASALSVQDPRDRPQEAQEAADQAHRKFMDEKSEFLGWVRLWKWFEDAVAHKKSNRQLQDQCRAHFLSHLRLREWRDVHSQLLTTVTEQGWRLNDSEPTYEQVHKALLTGLLGNVGCRIEDGDGKGREYLGARGIKFHLWPGSLIARKVGRWIVAAELVETSRLFARTLARIEPEWLEQVGRHLLKVSWSDPHWEKKAGQVLALERATLYGLVVYQHRRVHYGPMNPREARELFIRRALVEGEFDTRLPFYSHNQRLVREIENLEHKSRRQDVLVDDELIYAFYDRAIPADICQQAAFEQWYQAESANDRKLLYLNRDELMRHEAAGITTDLFPKTMTVAGVDMGLTYHFEPGSHRDGVTLAVPLYALNQVRQERADWLVPGMIKEKVHLLLKSLPQKLRRHCVPLPDYAAGFVARQPFGEGELLDVLIADIREQTGTMVRRADFKLETLPAHHAMNFKVIDEHGRQLDMGRNLAQLRAELGGQAQQSFQRVAAQAAAQAAIQTATQAANQAPEQAPALAAAEPGKYEGLTGWSFGELPELLEIRKGSQTLFGYPALVDRGTHCDVEVFDDPQEAARIHHLGLRRLFALQLREQVKFIEKNIPGLQQMAMQYMALGTQEMLREQIVMLALERACMQAPLPRNDAEFNARKDEGRTRLSLLAQEIARLTGAILAEYAGLPRKLLQAKPFPAAYADMEAQLGRLMGKRFIDDTPYTQLVHFPRYLKGIAMRVDKLKGDPARDSQRMQEMAPLVQQWQRAEKQLRTQGRGGEDARLEEFRWMLEELRIALFAQELRTPVPMSVKRLQKVWESMQR from the coding sequence ATGTCAGAACAACGCCCCGTCAAGCCCAAACCACCGGCGGCGCCGCGCCAGCGCGCCGGTGCCGGCCAGCCTGCTTCCTCCACCCAGTCCCGTCCGGCGCCCGGCCCGGCCAGGCCGGCCGGGGCGCGGCCCGCCGCCGAGGGCGGCCAGCGCCAGCCTCGCGGCGCACGCCCGCCGCGGCCCCCGCGCCCGGTCAACCCGCTGCCGCCGATCACCTTCCCCGAGGCGCTGCCGGTATCGGCCCGCCGCGACGAGATCGCCGCGGCGCTGCTGGCCAACCAGGTGGTGATCGTTTCCGGCGAGACCGGCTCCGGCAAGACCACGCAGCTGCCCAAGATCTGCCTGTCGATCGGGCGCGGCCCCGGCCGCGGTCCGGGGCCAATGAGTGGGGGGCTGATCGGCCACACCCAGCCGCGCCGCATCGCCGCCACCTCTACCGCCAAGCGCATCGCCCAGGAACTCGGCACGCCGCTGGGCGAGCACGTGGGCTACCAGGTGCGCTTCAACGACACCATGTCGCCGGGCGCGTCGGTCAAGCTGATGACCGACGGCATCCTGCTGGCCGAAACCCAGAACGACCCGCTGCTGCGCGCCTACGACACGCTGATCATCGACGAGGCGCACGAGCGCAGCCTCAACATCGATTTCCTGATCGGCTACCTGCGCCAGATCCTGCCCAGGCGGCCGGACCTGAAGGTGATCATCACCTCGGCCACCATCGACGCGCAGCGCTTTGCCCAGCATTTCGCCACGGGCGACAAGCCGGCGCCGGTAATCGAGGTCAGCGGCCGGCTGTATCCGGTCGAGGTGCGCTACCGTCCGATCGCCGACGACGCGCCCGCCGCCGGCGCGCCGCGCAGCCCGCAGGCGCGCGAGCGCGACCTGTACGACGGCATCGTCGATGCCGTCGACGAGCTGTGCCGCGCCGGCCCCGGCGACGTGCTGGTGTTCCTGCCCGGCGAGCGCGAGATCCGCGAGGCCGCCGAGGCGCTGCGCAAGCACCACCCGCCGCATACCGAGATCCTGCCGCTGTTCGCGCGGCTGTCGGTGCAGGAGCAGGAGCGGGTGTTCAAGCCGTCGAACGCGCGCCGCATCGTGCTGGCGACCAACGTCGCCGAGACCTCGCTGACAGTGCCGGGCATCCGCTACGTGGTCGATACCGGGCTGGCGCGCGTCAAGCGCTATTCGTACCGCAACAAGGTCGAGCAGCTGCAGGTCGAGGCGATCTCGCAGGCCGCCGCCAACCAGCGCGCCGGCCGCTGCGGCCGGGTCGCCAACGGGGTTTGCATCCGGCTGTACGAGGAAGCGGATTTCACTGGCCGGCCGCGCTTTACCGACCCGGAAATCCTGCGCTCGTCGCTGGCCGCGGTGATCCTGCGCATGAAGGCGCTGCGGCTGACCGATATCGAGTCGTTCCCGTTCATCGAGCCGCCGCTGGGCCGCGCGGTCGCCGATGGCTACCAGCTGCTGCAGGAGCTGGGCGCGGTCGACGACGCCAACCAGCTGACCGGCATCGGCCGCCAGCTCGCCAAGCTGCCGCTCGACCCGCGCGTGGCGCGCATGATCCTGGCCGCGCGCGAGCACCAGTGCCTGCGCGAGGTGCTGATCATCGCCAGCGCGCTGTCGGTGCAGGACCCGCGCGACCGTCCCCAGGAAGCGCAGGAAGCCGCCGACCAGGCCCATCGCAAGTTCATGGACGAGAAGTCCGAGTTCCTGGGCTGGGTGCGGCTGTGGAAGTGGTTCGAGGACGCGGTCGCGCACAAGAAGTCCAACCGCCAGCTGCAGGACCAGTGCCGCGCGCACTTCCTGTCGCACCTGCGGTTGCGCGAATGGCGCGACGTGCATTCCCAGCTGCTGACCACGGTGACCGAGCAGGGCTGGCGCCTGAACGACAGCGAGCCGACCTACGAGCAGGTGCACAAGGCGCTGCTGACCGGCCTGCTCGGCAACGTCGGCTGCCGCATCGAGGACGGCGACGGCAAGGGCCGCGAATACCTCGGCGCGCGCGGCATCAAGTTCCACCTGTGGCCGGGCTCGCTGATCGCGCGCAAGGTCGGGCGCTGGATCGTCGCGGCCGAGCTGGTCGAGACCAGCCGGCTGTTCGCGCGCACGCTGGCGCGCATCGAGCCCGAATGGCTGGAACAGGTCGGCCGCCACCTGCTCAAGGTGAGCTGGAGCGATCCGCACTGGGAAAAGAAGGCCGGGCAGGTGCTGGCGCTGGAGCGCGCCACGCTGTACGGGCTGGTGGTCTACCAGCACCGCCGCGTGCATTACGGCCCGATGAACCCGCGCGAGGCGCGCGAGCTGTTTATCCGCCGCGCGCTGGTCGAGGGCGAGTTCGACACGCGCCTGCCGTTCTACTCGCACAACCAGCGCCTGGTGCGCGAGATCGAGAACCTGGAGCACAAGTCGCGGCGCCAGGACGTGCTGGTCGACGACGAGCTGATCTACGCCTTTTACGACCGCGCGATCCCGGCCGACATCTGCCAGCAGGCCGCGTTCGAGCAGTGGTACCAGGCCGAAAGCGCGAACGACCGCAAGCTGCTGTACCTGAACCGCGACGAACTGATGCGGCACGAAGCGGCCGGCATCACCACCGACCTGTTCCCCAAGACCATGACGGTGGCCGGCGTGGACATGGGCCTGACCTACCATTTCGAGCCGGGCAGCCACCGCGACGGCGTGACCCTGGCCGTGCCGCTGTACGCGCTCAACCAGGTGCGGCAGGAGCGCGCCGACTGGCTGGTGCCGGGCATGATCAAGGAAAAGGTGCACCTGCTGCTCAAGTCGCTGCCGCAGAAGCTGCGCCGCCACTGCGTGCCGCTGCCCGACTATGCCGCGGGCTTTGTCGCGCGCCAGCCGTTTGGCGAAGGCGAGCTGCTGGACGTGCTGATCGCCGATATCCGCGAGCAGACCGGCACCATGGTCCGGCGCGCCGACTTCAAGCTGGAAACGCTGCCCGCGCACCACGCGATGAACTTCAAGGTGATCGACGAGCACGGGCGCCAGCTCGACATGGGGCGCAACCTGGCCCAGTTGCGGGCGGAGCTGGGCGGGCAGGCGCAGCAGTCGTTCCAGCGCGTGGCCGCGCAAGCTGCCGCTCAGGCCGCCATTCAGACCGCCACCCAGGCCGCCAACCAGGCCCCCGAACAGGCGCCGGCGCTGGCCGCAGCAGAGCCCGGCAAGTACGAGGGCCTGACCGGCTGGAGCTTCGGCGAGCTGCCGGAGCTGCTCGAGATCCGCAAGGGCAGCCAGACCCTGTTCGGCTATCCGGCGCTGGTCGACCGCGGCACGCATTGCGACGTCGAAGTCTTCGACGACCCGCAGGAAGCGGCGCGCATCCACCACCTGGGGCTGCGCCGGCTGTTCGCGCTGCAGCTGCGCGAGCAGGTCAAGTTCATCGAGAAGAACATCCCGGGCCTGCAGCAGATGGCGATGCAGTACATGGCCCTGGGCACGCAGGAGATGCTGCGCGAGCAGATCGTGATGCTGGCGCTGGAGCGGGCCTGCATGCAGGCGCCGCTGCCGCGCAACGACGCCGAGTTCAATGCCCGCAAGGACGAAGGCCGTACCCGGCTGTCGCTGCTGGCTCAGGAAATTGCGCGGCTCACGGGTGCCATCCTTGCCGAATACGCCGGGCTGCCGCGCAAGCTGCTGCAGGCCAAGCCGTTCCCGGCGGCCTACGCCGACATGGAGGCCCAGCTCGGCCGGCTGATGGGCAAGCGCTTTATCGACGACACCCCGTACACGCAGCTGGTCCATTTCCCGCGCTATCTGAAGGGCATCGCCATGCGCGTGGACAAGCTCAAGGGCGATCCGGCTCGCGACAGCCAGCGCATGCAGGAGATGGCGCCGCTGGTGCAGCAGTGGCAGCGCGCCGAGAAGCAGCTGCGCACCCAGGGCCGCGGCGGCGAGGACGCGCGGCTGGAGGAATTCCGCTGGATGCTGGAAGAACTGCGCATTGCGCTGTTCGCCCAGGAGCTGCGCACGCCGGTGCCGATGTCGGTCAAGCGGCTGCAAAAGGTGTGGGAATCGATGCAGCGCTGA
- a CDS encoding beta-propeller fold lactonase family protein has translation MFALRRWVAGGITVGALALGLMAVPAWAEVVVILNSGDATVTLIDKDTQKVLETFPIGKEPHHLIATPDDKSLIVANAVGNDLVFLDPVTGKVQQRVPNIDDPYQIGFSPDQKWFVATGNRLDRVDVYRWDGKALKLAKQYPLAKTPSHIAFTADSRIAFITLQDSNEVAAIDLVTQNVMWRMETGSAPAGIWVTPDQKYLLVGMTGADYVAVIDWRTRTVVKQIQTGKGAHNFRAVGDRRHLFLSNRVTGSISIIDQQTLSKVGDITGLPPGPDDMELTADGKTLWVTFRWARSVGLVDVASRRLVKTVRVGRSPHGIYFRTRAPLY, from the coding sequence ATGTTCGCATTGCGGCGGTGGGTGGCTGGTGGGATCACGGTGGGCGCGTTGGCGCTGGGCCTGATGGCGGTCCCGGCCTGGGCGGAGGTGGTGGTGATCCTCAATTCGGGTGATGCCACCGTCACGCTGATCGACAAGGACACGCAGAAGGTGCTCGAGACCTTCCCGATCGGCAAGGAGCCCCACCACCTGATCGCCACGCCCGACGACAAATCGCTGATCGTCGCCAATGCGGTCGGCAACGACCTGGTCTTCCTCGACCCGGTCACGGGCAAGGTCCAGCAGCGCGTGCCCAATATCGACGACCCGTACCAGATCGGCTTCTCGCCCGACCAGAAGTGGTTTGTCGCGACCGGCAACCGGCTCGACCGCGTCGACGTGTACCGCTGGGACGGCAAGGCGCTGAAGCTGGCCAAGCAATATCCGCTGGCCAAGACCCCCAGCCACATCGCGTTCACCGCCGACAGCCGCATCGCCTTCATCACGCTGCAGGATTCCAACGAAGTGGCGGCCATCGACCTGGTCACGCAGAACGTGATGTGGCGCATGGAAACCGGTTCGGCGCCGGCGGGGATCTGGGTCACGCCGGACCAGAAATACCTGCTGGTCGGCATGACCGGGGCCGACTACGTGGCCGTGATCGACTGGCGCACCCGCACCGTGGTCAAGCAGATCCAGACCGGCAAGGGCGCGCACAACTTCCGCGCCGTGGGCGACCGGCGCCACCTGTTCCTCAGCAACCGCGTCACCGGCAGCATCAGCATCATCGACCAGCAGACGCTGAGCAAGGTCGGCGACATCACCGGCCTGCCGCCGGGCCCGGACGACATGGAGCTGACGGCCGACGGCAAGACCCTGTGGGTGACCTTCCGCTGGGCGCGCTCGGTCGGGCTGGTCGACGTGGCCAGCCGCAGGCTGGTCAAGACCGTGCGGGTCGGGCGCTCGCCGCACGGCATCTATTTCCGCACGCGCGCGCCGCTGTACTGA
- a CDS encoding polysaccharide deacetylase family protein yields the protein MARIRALRRATMRRWLAALALASGMPLAQQAAAAPAARACPAGTLYLTFDTGSMSQAQLIADTLRRHHVRATFFLANEPTVRNDSSLDPSWAPYWKSLVADGHAFGTHTFDHVYLRSVRAGQVTMRPQFGARAGQDVAMDQAGFCKELRRSAEALRAMTGAEMTPLWRAPGGRTAPQTLQWAEQCGFRHVGWAPAGFLGDELSSARYPNAVLLQRALASLRDGDIAMAHLGIWSRQDPWAPAVLEPLLTGLERKGFCFATLREHPAYRDWIARPVGQQEGAR from the coding sequence ATGGCACGGATCAGGGCATTGCGCCGCGCGACGATGAGGCGGTGGCTGGCTGCGCTGGCGCTGGCCAGCGGCATGCCGCTGGCGCAGCAGGCGGCCGCCGCGCCGGCCGCCAGGGCTTGCCCGGCCGGTACGCTCTACCTGACCTTCGACACCGGCAGCATGAGCCAGGCGCAGCTGATCGCCGACACGCTGCGGCGCCACCATGTCCGCGCCACCTTCTTCCTGGCCAATGAGCCGACGGTGCGCAACGACAGTTCGCTCGACCCGTCGTGGGCCCCTTACTGGAAGTCGCTGGTGGCCGACGGCCACGCCTTCGGCACGCATACCTTCGATCATGTCTACCTGCGCAGCGTGCGCGCCGGCCAGGTGACCATGCGGCCGCAGTTCGGCGCGCGGGCCGGCCAGGACGTGGCCATGGACCAGGCCGGCTTCTGCAAGGAATTGCGGCGCAGCGCCGAGGCCCTGCGCGCCATGACCGGTGCCGAGATGACGCCGCTGTGGCGCGCCCCGGGCGGGCGCACCGCGCCGCAGACGCTGCAGTGGGCCGAGCAATGCGGCTTCCGGCATGTGGGCTGGGCGCCGGCAGGCTTCCTCGGCGATGAGCTGTCGTCGGCGCGTTACCCCAACGCCGTGCTGCTGCAGCGCGCGCTGGCCAGCCTGCGCGACGGCGACATCGCCATGGCGCACCTGGGGATCTGGTCGCGCCAGGATCCGTGGGCGCCGGCGGTGCTCGAACCGCTGCTCACCGGCCTGGAACGCAAGGGCTTCTGCTTTGCGACGCTGCGCGAACACCCGGCCTATCGCGACTGGATCGCGCGGCCCGTCGGACAACAGGAGGGCGCACGCTGA
- a CDS encoding sterol desaturase family protein, with protein sequence MWETLNGWIGQIEGTLFQDVVLPVVYDLGFGRYAEEAFTGTEWLLVGLVQIAVMALILGPLEKWRPVEAVADRAAIRTDILYTVIHRLGLFRLAMFFLLAPLTDALEGHLRLMGWHRINVEDWWPGVTSVPLVSFFVYLLLFDLLDYWYHRLSHSFRWWWHLHAVHHSQRQMTLWSDNRNHLLDDILRDLVFALVALGVGVEPSQYVLLVALSQLLQSLQHANLRLHFGTVGERLLISPRFHRTHHAVGIGHEADGAPAKLGGCNYGVIFPWWDMLFGTAVFTETYHPTGIRDQLPPPVGKGHDYGTGFLAHQWYGIKRLLRLR encoded by the coding sequence ATGTGGGAGACGCTGAACGGCTGGATCGGCCAGATCGAAGGCACGCTGTTCCAGGACGTGGTGCTGCCCGTGGTCTATGACCTGGGCTTCGGCCGCTATGCCGAGGAAGCCTTCACCGGCACCGAATGGCTGCTGGTGGGGCTGGTGCAGATCGCGGTGATGGCGCTGATCCTCGGGCCGCTGGAGAAATGGCGCCCGGTCGAAGCCGTGGCCGACCGCGCCGCGATCCGTACCGACATCCTCTATACCGTGATCCACCGCCTCGGCCTGTTCCGGCTGGCGATGTTCTTCCTGCTGGCGCCGCTGACCGATGCGCTGGAGGGGCACCTGCGGCTGATGGGCTGGCACCGCATCAATGTGGAAGACTGGTGGCCGGGCGTGACCTCGGTGCCGCTGGTCAGCTTCTTTGTCTATCTGCTGCTGTTCGACCTGCTCGATTACTGGTACCACCGGCTGTCGCATTCGTTCCGCTGGTGGTGGCACCTGCATGCGGTGCACCACAGCCAGCGCCAGATGACGCTGTGGAGCGACAACCGCAACCACCTGCTCGACGACATCCTGCGCGACCTGGTGTTTGCGCTGGTGGCGCTGGGCGTCGGCGTGGAGCCATCGCAGTATGTGCTGCTGGTGGCGCTGTCGCAGCTGCTGCAGAGCCTGCAGCACGCCAACCTGCGGCTGCATTTCGGCACGGTGGGCGAGCGGCTGCTGATCTCGCCGCGCTTCCACCGCACCCACCACGCGGTCGGCATCGGCCACGAGGCCGACGGTGCGCCGGCAAAGCTGGGCGGCTGCAACTACGGCGTGATCTTTCCCTGGTGGGACATGCTGTTCGGCACCGCGGTCTTCACCGAGACCTACCACCCCACCGGCATCCGCGACCAGCTGCCGCCGCCGGTGGGCAAGGGCCACGACTACGGCACGGGCTTCCTGGCCCACCAGTGGTACGGCATCAAGCGGCTGCTGCGCTTGCGCTGA
- a CDS encoding EI24 domain-containing protein: MNDIFRSFGRALVSQLHPRMLMLTVLPFVLATLLWGGLLWWGWDPIMGATRSFLETSVLTSWIYSALDWFGLQSLRSVVAPLFVAALAIPLVIASMLMFIGVFSVPAVVRHLERSYPDLAKSHGGSVLGSVFHSLGSTVVFLSLVLVTLPLWLIPPFFALIPPVLWGWLTYRVMTYDALADHASAEERKTLVRRHRTPLLVIGVAVGLLGSAPTILWVSSAAVIFLFPFVLAGTLWLYVLIFIFSALWFGHFCLRALAQLRAERAAVPAQPPAAPSSGGDVIDLAPHDVRRIENS; the protein is encoded by the coding sequence ATGAACGATATCTTCCGCTCGTTTGGCCGCGCGCTGGTCAGCCAGCTGCATCCCCGCATGCTGATGCTGACCGTGCTGCCTTTCGTCCTGGCCACGCTGCTGTGGGGCGGGCTGCTCTGGTGGGGCTGGGACCCCATCATGGGCGCCACGCGCAGCTTCCTGGAAACCTCGGTGCTGACCAGCTGGATCTACAGCGCGCTCGACTGGTTCGGGCTGCAGTCGTTGCGCTCCGTGGTGGCGCCGCTGTTCGTGGCGGCGCTGGCGATCCCGCTGGTGATCGCGTCAATGCTGATGTTTATCGGCGTGTTCTCGGTGCCGGCGGTGGTGCGCCACCTTGAGCGCAGCTACCCGGACCTGGCCAAGTCCCATGGCGGCAGCGTGCTGGGCAGCGTGTTCCATTCGCTCGGCAGCACCGTGGTGTTCCTGTCGCTGGTGCTGGTAACGCTGCCGCTGTGGCTGATCCCGCCGTTCTTTGCGCTGATTCCGCCGGTGCTGTGGGGCTGGCTGACCTACCGCGTGATGACGTATGACGCGCTTGCCGACCACGCCAGCGCCGAGGAGCGCAAAACCCTGGTGCGACGCCACCGCACGCCGCTGCTGGTAATCGGCGTGGCGGTGGGGCTGCTGGGCTCGGCGCCGACGATATTGTGGGTGTCGTCGGCCGCGGTGATCTTCCTGTTCCCGTTCGTGCTGGCCGGCACGCTGTGGCTCTATGTGCTGATCTTTATTTTCTCGGCACTGTGGTTCGGCCATTTCTGCCTGCGCGCGCTGGCGCAGCTGCGCGCCGAACGGGCCGCGGTGCCGGCCCAGCCGCCTGCCGCGCCGTCGTCGGGCGGCGACGTCATCGACCTGGCGCCGCACGACGTGCGCCGCATCGAAAATTCCTGA
- a CDS encoding molybdopterin-binding protein, whose product MGFGLIVIGDEILSGRREDKHLRRTIELLGARGLALDWAEYVGDDRARITATLRRTLAGPDVVFCTGGIGATPDDHTRQCVAAALGVPLVLHPEARELIALRIAETAGGDPVKGDLTLPENQHRFKMGEFPEGARIIPNSYNRIPGFSVGHHHFMPGFPVMAWPMMEWVLDHEYAHLFHQASQQERAFYVFEAPESTLTPLMETVEAAHPGIRVFSLPSVGDVQRGDRFARRHIDLGVKGPAELVAPAYAMLLDGVQAMGFETVEQPPRQAAQA is encoded by the coding sequence ATGGGTTTCGGCCTGATCGTCATTGGCGACGAGATTCTGTCCGGGCGGCGCGAGGACAAGCACCTGCGCCGCACCATCGAACTGCTGGGCGCACGCGGCCTGGCGCTGGACTGGGCCGAGTACGTCGGCGACGACCGCGCCCGCATCACCGCCACGCTGCGCCGCACGCTGGCCGGACCCGACGTGGTGTTCTGCACCGGCGGCATCGGCGCCACGCCGGACGACCACACGCGCCAGTGCGTGGCGGCGGCGCTGGGCGTGCCGCTGGTGCTGCATCCCGAAGCGCGCGAACTGATCGCGCTGCGCATCGCCGAGACCGCCGGCGGCGACCCGGTCAAGGGCGACCTGACCCTGCCGGAGAACCAGCACCGCTTCAAGATGGGCGAGTTCCCCGAGGGCGCGCGCATCATCCCCAACAGCTACAACCGCATCCCCGGCTTCTCGGTCGGCCACCATCACTTCATGCCGGGCTTCCCGGTGATGGCGTGGCCGATGATGGAGTGGGTGCTGGACCACGAATATGCGCACCTGTTCCACCAGGCGTCGCAGCAGGAGCGGGCCTTCTACGTGTTCGAGGCGCCGGAGTCGACGCTGACCCCGCTGATGGAGACGGTCGAGGCGGCGCATCCGGGCATCCGCGTGTTCAGCCTGCCGTCGGTCGGCGACGTGCAGCGCGGCGACCGCTTCGCGCGCCGCCATATCGACCTGGGCGTCAAGGGCCCGGCCGAGCTGGTGGCGCCGGCCTATGCGATGCTGCTCGACGGCGTGCAGGCGATGGGATTCGAGACCGTGGAGCAGCCGCCGCGCCAGGCGGCACAGGCCTAG
- a CDS encoding rhodanese-like domain-containing protein: protein MTTRDDLLQAARQRQEQNQLPYFGALSPQEAYALLQNDPSAVLVDVRTQAELDWVGGVDVPDAQFAHVEWMSYPGGAQNARFIEELRARVPSDVPVLFLCRSAARSKHAARVATEAGYHFAMDVLEGFEGNRDDHHHRKTVEGWCVRGLPWHGA from the coding sequence ATGACCACCCGAGACGATCTCCTCCAGGCCGCCCGCCAGCGCCAGGAACAAAACCAGTTGCCGTACTTCGGCGCGCTGTCGCCGCAGGAAGCCTATGCCCTGCTGCAGAACGACCCTTCCGCCGTGCTGGTGGACGTGCGCACGCAGGCCGAACTGGACTGGGTTGGCGGCGTCGACGTGCCCGACGCGCAGTTCGCCCATGTCGAATGGATGTCCTACCCGGGCGGCGCGCAGAACGCGCGCTTTATCGAAGAGCTGCGCGCGCGCGTGCCGTCCGACGTGCCGGTGCTGTTCCTGTGCCGCAGCGCGGCGCGCTCCAAGCACGCGGCGCGGGTGGCCACCGAAGCCGGCTACCACTTCGCCATGGACGTGCTCGAAGGCTTTGAAGGCAACCGCGACGACCACCACCACCGCAAGACCGTCGAAGGCTGGTGCGTGCGCGGCCTGCCCTGGCATGGCGCCTGA
- a CDS encoding 3-hydroxylaminophenol mutase has product MAHSVADVMKLVKENDVKFVDFRFTDTKGKEQHVSVPVSHFDEDKFESGHAFDGSSIAGWKGIEASDMLLMPDSNTAHIDPFYEEPTLVLSCDVIEPSDGKGYDRDPRSIAKRAEAYLKSTGLGDTAFFGPEPEFFIFDGVTWNVDMQGCFVKVHSEEAPWSSAKEFEHGNSGHRPGKKGGYFPVAPIDTFQDMRSEMCLILESLGIPVEVHHHEVAGQGQNEIGTKFSTLVQRADWTQLQKYVIQNVAHTYGKTATFMPKPIVGDNGSGMHVHQSVWKDGQNLFAGNGYAGLSEFALYYIGGIIKHARALNAITNPGTNSYKRLVPGFEAPVKLAYSARNRSASIRIPYVANPKGRRIETRFPDPLMNPYLGFSALLMAGLDGVMNKIHPGEAADKNLYDLPPEEDAKIPTVCSSLDQALEYLDNDREFLTRGGVFSNSMIDAYIELKMEEVTRFRMTTHPVEFEMYYSL; this is encoded by the coding sequence ATGGCCCACAGCGTTGCAGACGTGATGAAGCTGGTGAAGGAAAACGACGTCAAGTTCGTCGATTTCCGCTTCACCGATACCAAAGGCAAGGAGCAACACGTGTCCGTGCCCGTGTCGCACTTCGATGAAGACAAGTTCGAAAGCGGCCACGCTTTCGACGGCTCGTCGATCGCCGGCTGGAAGGGTATCGAAGCTTCGGACATGCTGCTGATGCCGGATTCGAACACGGCCCACATCGACCCGTTCTACGAAGAGCCGACGCTGGTGCTGTCGTGCGACGTGATCGAGCCGTCGGACGGCAAGGGCTATGACCGCGATCCGCGTTCCATCGCCAAGCGCGCCGAAGCCTACCTGAAGAGCACCGGCCTGGGCGACACCGCCTTCTTCGGCCCGGAGCCCGAGTTCTTCATCTTCGACGGCGTGACCTGGAACGTCGACATGCAAGGCTGCTTCGTCAAGGTTCATTCCGAAGAAGCGCCGTGGTCGTCGGCCAAGGAATTCGAGCACGGCAACAGCGGCCACCGTCCGGGCAAGAAGGGCGGCTACTTCCCGGTCGCCCCGATCGACACCTTCCAGGACATGCGTTCGGAAATGTGCCTGATCCTGGAATCGCTCGGCATTCCGGTTGAAGTCCACCACCACGAAGTGGCGGGCCAGGGCCAGAACGAAATCGGCACCAAGTTCAGCACGCTGGTGCAGCGCGCCGACTGGACCCAGCTGCAGAAGTACGTGATCCAGAACGTCGCCCACACCTACGGCAAGACCGCGACCTTCATGCCGAAGCCCATCGTCGGCGACAACGGCTCGGGCATGCACGTGCACCAGTCGGTGTGGAAGGACGGCCAGAACCTGTTCGCGGGCAACGGCTACGCCGGCCTGTCGGAATTCGCGCTGTACTACATCGGTGGCATCATCAAGCACGCCCGTGCGCTGAACGCCATCACCAACCCGGGCACGAACTCGTACAAGCGCCTGGTGCCGGGCTTCGAGGCTCCGGTCAAGCTGGCCTACTCGGCCCGCAACCGTTCGGCTTCGATCCGTATCCCGTATGTGGCCAACCCGAAGGGCCGCCGCATCGAGACCCGCTTCCCGGATCCGCTGATGAACCCGTACCTGGGCTTCTCGGCGCTGCTGATGGCCGGCCTGGACGGCGTGATGAACAAGATCCACCCGGGCGAAGCCGCCGACAAGAACCTGTACGACCTGCCGCCGGAAGAGGACGCCAAGATCCCGACCGTGTGCTCGAGCCTGGACCAGGCGCTCGAGTACCTGGATAACGACCGCGAGTTCCTGACCCGTGGCGGCGTGTTCTCGAACTCGATGATCGATGCCTACATCGAACTGAAGATGGAAGAAGTCACGCGTTTCCGCATGACCACGCACCCGGTCGAATTCGAGATGTACTACTCGCTGTAA